A genome region from Magnolia sinica isolate HGM2019 chromosome 8, MsV1, whole genome shotgun sequence includes the following:
- the LOC131254251 gene encoding acidic leucine-rich nuclear phosphoprotein 32-related protein 2-like, giving the protein MGIGPRQRQARLDEYGDEIEEESEEDEGSGDEEDNDEEGSGEESTEEGSDEEEQEEEEGEAQDLHREPPTATHDDHHDQATLEARLAQIEENQAALSQEIKETQAELKQKLEESQAYMK; this is encoded by the coding sequence atgggcataggccccaggcAACGCCAAGCAAGGCTTGATGAATATGGGGATGAGattgaggaagagagtgaggaggaTGAAGGGAGTGGagatgaggaagacaatgatgaaGAAGGCAGTGGTGAGGAGAGCACtgaggaaggaagtgatgaggaagagcaggaagaggaagaaggggAGGCCCAAGATTTGCATAGGGAGCCTCCTACTGCTACGCATGATGACCACCATGATCAGGCCACCTTGGAAGCCCGtctggctcagattgaagagaatcaAGCTGCTTTGAGTCAGGAAATCAAGGAGACTCAGGCCGaattgaagcaaaagcttgaagagagtcaggctTATATGAAGTAA